The genomic segment CTCAGGCAGAACAGATTCTCGAATTCGTCGCGCGCGCCTGCCACTTTGGACAGCGTGGGAAACAGCGCGCGCCGCAGCGGCATGACCAGCTCGGAACTGGGCATCGTCGCCAGTTCATTGGCGACGTGGTAGCCCCCCATGACACTCGTTCCGAGCAGACGGCCGACGACGAACTCATCGGTCTTGCGATTGAGGTAGGTTCCAACACGGGAGATGATCAGCCATTGCGAGAATCCCCACATCTCGCGCACGCAGCTCAGGCTGAGGCGCGGACGGTAAGGATGCATCCGATAGCTCAGGATCAGCGCGATGGCGCTGCCGCTGGTCATGCCGATGGCAAGCGCCCAGTAGTTCTCGAGGTAGAAGGCCGCGCCGACGACTATCGCGAAGTTCGCCAGCTTCGTATATACGGTGAAACGAAAGTCGTTGGCGAAATCGAGATCCTTGCGGAAGGCGACGACGCCAATGTTCTCGAAACCGCTGATCAACGGTCGCAGCGCGATCAGCTGCACGACGCTGACCGCGCGCGGTTCGGAGAAGACCTGCCCCACCCACGGCGCGACCACGACCAGCAGCCCGGCGATCAACATCCCCTGGATGATCTGGATCGTCCACGCGGTATCGAAGTGTTCGCGGCTGTTCGCTCCGGGACGCATCAGGGCCAGATCGACACCGGCATAGCCGACAGTCTCCAGAAGACCGACTGCAATCAGGGCTATCGCGACGATGCCAAAATCGGCAGGGGCCAGCAGCCGCGCGAGGATGACGGTGCTGACCAGGCCGATCAGGCGTGTTGCCCATCTGGCGCCGACCATCCACGCCGACCCACGGACGAGTTGCCGACCCGTCGAAGGCACGTTCTCAGCGTTCACCATCGCCGGTCAGGGAAGCACCTGCTCGAGAATGGCATCGATGCGCTGGCCGATCTCGCGTCCGTAGTTGCGCTTCAGATACCTGAAAACGATGAGGTAGAGCGGCACTGCGCGACGAAAGCTTGCGTAGGGCAGTGCCGACGCTGCACAAGCGCGCTGCGCGAAGAACCAGGGGCATGCAGCCGGATCCTCGGTATCGCGGATCAGCCGTGCCGATGTCGCGCTCATGCCGGCGACGGACAGGCTGATCATGAAGATGTCGAACCCAGCCAGAGCCGTCGCACCATAGTCCTCCCAGTCGAACACCAACAGATCGCCGCGCGCCGCACCCAGATTGTTGAGTACGAAGTCGCCATGCTGCGGGATGTGCGGGATGTCCGCCCAAAGCGTGCGATCCAACTGCCCCAGATAGCGCCGGAGCGCGCTACCGGCATCGGGGGAATCTGCCAGGAACGCACCGGCCTCGGCCATGAAAAGGTCGTGGCTGCAGGCGTCCGCAGCGTCGAGCGAGCTGGCGCGGGCGCTGGCAAAGAAAGCGATCAACTGCCCGACCAGGTGCGCCGATCGGCGACCGGAGTCCAGGTCACGCGCACGGACGATGCGGTGCTCGCAGGCCGTCGCAACCAGCAGGCTCCAGCCGTCAAGGCGCAGATGGGCGAGCGGCTTCGGCGTGCGCTCGCGAAACCGGTCGTGCGCCAGGCGATAGCTGGCGAAGCGTTCGCCGAGATCGTAATGGAAGCACGCCTGGACGTGATACCAGGCATCCTTGCCGGGATCCCAGACATCCAGTGCAATCGCCTCGCCACGCGAGACCATGACGTTGAATACGAGCCTGGCTTGCGGCGCCACGAACCCACTGCTCACCAGCGCCTTGCCGACCAGGCTCAGCACGACCGGCACCCCCAATAGAAGAGGTGTGGCTCGAGAAAGCGGTTGAGGCCCAGTTCGACGACCGCCTTTCGCAACAGGTATCCGGAACGGCTCAGGGAGTCACGCGAAGACTCCAGCGCGTAGCGGAATGCCCGGCGCGAGGCTTCCACTTCGACCGCGGCAAGGGTGCTCGGAGCCTGTGGGTCCGGCCACAGGTTGCACACCTGGATGCCACGGAAACCTGCACTGAGCAGGGCGCCCTGGCACGAAAGCACGCTCAGCGCCGCCACCTCCGAGGAACCCGAAGGCACTGCCCGCCGGCGCCAATGCCAGCCGCGCGGGCTGCTGCCGTTGCGTCCGCAACCGGCGACCACCCCACCCGGCCTGAGAATCGACGCGATCCTGGCCAGCCACTCTTCGGCAACTTGGCGAGGGGGTCGCTGCGGCAAGGCTGCCGCCAGATCATCCAGGGTATGGTGCAGGATCACAAGATCGAAACTTGCAGCGGTGAATGGCAGCGGCTCGTCGTAGGACGCCTCGCAGCCGTGCAGGCGGCCGATCATCGGAGTCGTGACGGGCGACCCACGGTCACCGCCAACCAGGCGACAACTCACCACTTGGCGCGCCGGCCACTCGCCGTCGACCACCCGCCCGTGATCCTGAAGGTACAACTCCAACACGCCTGCGCCATCAACCATGGCGGGCAATTGGTAGATCGCCCGCAAGCGCGCGCTTGCCAGTTCGTAGGGTCGCAGAGCCGTGGTACCAGCTGGCTCACCGCAAGAACGCTGCTCCATCTCAGGCACGACGGCGAGCAACCAGTATGGTGTCGGGCGCCACCGGCGCCAGAAACCGATGGCCAAACATCGCCTCGCGGCGCAACGATCCATCATCCACGGTGCGTACTTGTCCCAGCATCCGTGAGCGGTAGAGCCAGGCACCGATCGGCAGGCTATTGACGACCTGAAAGCCGTGCTTGGCCAGCAGCCGCTGCAGCGCGTGGTGGGTCAGGTCCATCTCGGGTTGGCCGCCCGTCAGGCGATGGAAGAGCGCCGCCAGCGAGCCAGGATTGCGGTGATTGTTGAGGACCAGGTAGCCTCCGGGCCTGACGAGATCGGCCAGCACCTGCAGCACCTGCTGCCGCAGCGTCGGCTGCGCGTTGCCGAAGAACCGGAACGCCGTCGCCAGATCGAAAGTACCCAGATCGATTGCTGCCCGGGTCAGGTCAGCCTCGACGAAACGGACACTCGGACACCTCTGACGCGCCGCAGCAAGCATGCTCGGCGATAGGTCAACCCCAATCGTCTCGCGTGCGAAGGGGGCGACGGTCTGAGTGATGCGAGCCGTGCCACAAGCAAAATCCAGGTAGCGGGCAATGCCGTCCGGAAAGAGCTGCGGCAGGATGCGCTGCAGATGAACGCGCTCCATGTCGCACATGTAGGCGTCAAACGGGTCCTTGGCCAGATTGCGGTCATAGTTCTCGCCGCGCTCGATGTGGCTCGTCCGGTAATCGCCAATCTGCGTCGATTCACTGTCACTCATCACTCATCACCCATTTTCCACTGTCGGCTTGACGACCGCCGGCTGCGGAACATACCGCCACCCGCAGCAACGCTTGGCAAGGTGCGGGATTCCCGTCGGCACAGGCACCTCCTTCGTGCCTGCCCGTCGGCCGTCTAGCTGCGGCCAATTGCGCGCATTTCCCGCAGGGCGAACCAGTTGGTCACCGTGTAGATGCCGTTCCAGGTCAGCGAGAGACGATCGGAATCGCCGTAGATTTCGCGAATGTCTTGCGGCATCGCGGCAATCCCGCCGGCCTGCAGACGGGGGCCGAGAAGCTTGAACTCGTAGCCCCTGCGACCGTAACGCACCATGCGTCGCCAGTAGGCCCGGACATCGGCGAACCGCGAGATGGTGAAGGACTCGAAGATGAACCCGGCATCCGCGCAGGGCGCGATAAGCAGGTCGTTCATCGGCTGTGACGGATTCAGATCCCACTTCACCAGTGCGCCCACCAGACCGTCGTCACCTTCGAGTCGGAGTGGGATTCTGACGCCGAGCTGCTGGCAACGGATCACGAAGGAGCCACGCAGCGCGTACAGGTTGGCTACCAGCCCGCGTTCACGAAGCAACTCCTCGCGGTCATGGCGCATGCTGCGCCCGGATGCCGGCGGCACACCGACTGCCTGCGCCTGCGGTTCCGCCCGCATGGCCCGTTCCATCGCCGAGAACGAGCCCGGAACGGCACGCGCGTCGCCATCCATGAAGAAATAGATTTCCTGCCCGGCGCAATGCTGGGGAACGGTCTCATGGATGAAGACGTTCCAGGCGTTGCACTTGTCACCGAGCGTGATCGAGACGAGATGAACGCGCGGATTCTTCCTGCCGTACGCGCGGACGATTTCCTCGGTGCGGTCGGTACAGCCGTTGGCCATGACGAACACTTCGAAAGGACCGTCCGGGTCGGCCGCGAAGATGCTCTCGAGGCACGAATCGATATGCCGCTCCTCGTTGTGGGCGAGGACCATCACGGGCCAGATGGCGCGCGACTGCGTCACCGGGCCCGGTTCACTGCTATTGATAACATCGCTCATGATCATCTCCGTCCTGACGATTGGAAACACATTGTCGATACGCTGCCGCCACACGTCGCAGCCGCTGGCAGACCTCTGCGACATCCTTGGCAGTCATGTCCGCATAGGCCGGCAGTTCGATCAGGCCCGCGCCAGGATCCGGCGACCCTCCGGCCGAACAGGATGCGGGGGAATGCGTCGCGTAGCCGCGCCGGGTGCACACGGACTCTCGCCGCAGTTGCCGCTGGCACTCGTCGAGTTCGACACCGGGCGGCAGGGAGACCATCACCCGCGCCAGGTACCGTCCGGGCGCGAACTGCGGCATCAGCCATGGATCGCCAGGCGCCGCCAGCACATCGGCATACTGGCCGAGAATCCGAAGGCGCTGTTCGCGCCGCCGCGACAGCGAATTCAGCTGCACCAGGGCCAGGCACGCATCGAGGTTCGCGATCCCTGCGGGCACGAGTCCGCGCACTCTGGCGCCAAGAACCTGCTGCCGCAGGCGCTGCCAGCGATAGCTCAGCGCTGCGGTGTGCGACTCCAAAAGGTAGTTCCAGAAGAACGCAACCAGTGCCCGCAAACGCCCTTCCGCCGGTGCCAGCCCTGCGACCCGCGCCCGCACGATGGGCAAGACTTCATTCTCATGGCAGATCAGGACGCCACCACCACCGCTCTCGCCAGTCACGACACACTTCGACTGGGCGAAACTGAGCACACCGAAATCGCCAAAGGTCCCCAACATGCGGCCGCCCACCGATTCCCCGACGACCTGTGCCGCGTCATCCACCAGAAACACCCTCGCCGCTTTGGCAATGGTGGCGAAGGCTTCGATCTTCGCCGGGCACCCGTACATATGGGCAACGATGATCGCCAGCGTCCGGCTGCCAATCCGCTGCTCACAACCGCCGGGATCCAGGTTGAGGTCGGCACCGACATTGGCGAAAACCGGCACCAACCCGAGCAAGTTGACAACCTCGACAACCGCCGGGCATATGAACGCGGGGATGATCACCTCGTTGCTCCCCGGCCGCAACTGCATCAGGGCCTCAAGGCCGAGACGCAGTGCGGTACGGCCGGAATTGACCGGCAGGACATGCGGCACGGTCAACAACCCGGCAAGTGCGCCCGCCAGTTGCCTGGCACCGGGGCCACGGCGTATGCGGCCGCAGAGCATGGCTGCCAGCACGGCTCGCAACTCGGCCCAACCCCAATCGGCATAGGGCAGACGTTGGTAAGACATCGCCTATCTCCGCCCCGTCAGCAGCGTCTGACAGCGTGCGCGCACTCTTTCCCAGGTCAGGACGCACCATGGCATCGGATCATTGGCCCGCCAGTAGGCGTCGACGGCGTCTGCTGCAGGCAGGGCACCCGCACTCCCCTGTTCCTCCGCCGACCAGCGATCAACGATCGGATCGCGCCAGATCTTCGGTGGCTGCAGGTACCGCCCGGGCGGCAACGAAGCACCGGTTTCGGCACAGTAGGCGGCGAACGGGATGTTCACGCCATTGACCGTGGCAACCTCCTCCTGAAAATCGGTACGCCCGACGGTAGGCTCCACCATGTAGAAGCGGCCATCGCGGCAATCCCGCTTGTACTCCATGCTGCCCATGCCGACGAAACCGACCTGGCGAAAGAAGAGCGACGTCATGTCGCTCAGTTCGTCATGGCATTCCGGAGCCGCAATGCAGCTCGCCGTGCCACCAATCCGTGGTGGCCACGAGCGCAGCTTGCGACCGACGAACGAGGCCGCCGGACGCTGATCGGCAGTGACGTACTGCAGACAGAAATAGATATCGGAATCAGCGCCTTCAATCCATTCCTGAACAACGAGGTCGGCCAGAACCGGTGCAATCTCGCGATAGCGTAGCGAGGCTTCCGCGGCCGATGCGACCACGTATGCCTTCTTGAAGCGGTCGCCGTAGCCATAATGCTTGAATGCGGGCTTCAGAACGCAAGGGAATCGCAACTCGCAAAGATGCTCCAGATCACGCTCCGTCTGCAAGCGGACCGCTGCCGGAACAGGACTCCCACAGTCGATCGCCAGTTTCTGAAACCCTTCCTTGTGCATCAGATTCGCCAGTGTCTGCTGCTCCGGCAGGGTGATCAGGTAGTCGGAAACAAGCTCCTGCCGGCGTTCCGAGACCGATGTGACCGATTTCTCTTCGGTCAGGAAGAGAACCGGTCTTTCCGGCAAGCTTGCGGCGATCGACTTGAGCGCGGCGATCAGGGCCTCACCTTCCGTCTCCCCGACGACATGGTGCCGCGGATATCGGCTATGCCAGGCCGGGCCACTGCCGCTGCACACCAGAATCATCGGGACTCTCTGCTCGGCCAGACTGCGCACGATCCCGAGGGCATTCAATCCGCCGCCAACGATCACCGCCGTCGCCGTCGCTTTCGTCATGACCGAGCCTCCCTGTCCGCGATTGATGGCTGCCGTTCCGGTCGCAGGAGAGCCAGCGCTTCGTCGATCCCCCTGCGGTTGAACAGCGAGCTCGCAGCCAGATAGGCGACGGCACCAAGCAGCGCGAGCAGCAGCAACATCGGCAGCGGTGGCAGAGCGACGTGTTCACGAGCCAGAGCGACACAGCCGTACATGACGCCACTGGCCAATGCCGATCTGCCCAGCGCGCCAATGACTTCGCCCAGATGCAGATCGAGATGAGGCGCGGCACGTACCAGATTCGCCAGAAATACGCAGGGAAAGGCGAGCACCCAGGACAGGGCAAGGCCAATGAGGCCAAACTGGCAGCCGACGATGAACGCCAAACACATCACGACGGCGGTGGCACACGTGTTCCTGAAGCTGACGTCGGCGCGACCCACCGACTGCAGCGCGGCGTGAACGATCGGCCCAAGGACGCGCAAGGGCATGATCAGGCAGAGCAGCATCAGGGGCAGGCTGGCACCATCCCAGTTGGAACCCAGAAGGCCACCAACGATTTCCGGGGCAACGCTCGACATGCCCCACATGACTGGAAAGCTGATCAGGCTGATGGCACGCATGCTCTTGAGAACATAAGGATTGACACTGCCGCCCTCACGCTTCACCTTGGACATCGCGGGAAAGGCCACCTGATTCAGTATGGATGCGAGCCGCGAGGTCGGCAACGACGCCAGATCCATCGACACCGAGTAAAGGCCCAGATCGTGTCGTCCCAGAAGCTTGCCGACGATCAGGGAGTCAGCCTGTGAATAGAAATGGTAAACCACCTGGTTGGCGGCGATATCACGCCCGAAGCGGATGATCCGACCGCTGCCACTGAAGTCGAACAGCGGCAGACCCTTGTAGGGTCTGAGCAGATTGTAACCGGCAGCGCGCAGCGTCGCCATGAGCACGCCACCCCAGGCGAGCGCCCAGACGCCGTGTGACGCATAGGCCAGACCCAGGGTGAGGAGCGATCCGGCCAGACTGGACCCGAAGTCGACGAGACTACGTCCACGGTAGGCCATCTCCCGATGCAACAACGCCCCCGGAATCACCGCAAAGATTGCCGGAATGAATTGCAGCGCCACCACTTGAATGATCGTCTGCAGGCGCGGCTCACTGAAGAAGATCGCTGCCAGCGGTGCGATGACCAGCGCCAGCAGGGCGAATACCCCCAGGTTGGCGAGGAGGGTGACGCCGAACACCTGACGCATCTGGCGATCGGAGATATCGCGCGTCTGGATCAGGCTGGAACTCAGGCCGAGTTCTGCGACCAGCGCCAACAGACTGGAAAAGATGGTCGCCATGGCCATCAGGCCATAGTCGGCCGGCAGCAGGAAGCGCATGACCAGGATGGTGATCGCCCAGGAGGCAATCTGGCTGGCAAAACGCCCGATCACCGTCCACCGCAGTGCGGCCAGCACCTGGCTGCGCAGACTCATCGAACGTCGTCCCGAGCCATTCGACCACCGCTCCGGCAGACCGGCGAGAAAGCGGTCGTCGGCTCCTCGCGTGCGACCAGCATCGGCTGGCCATCTGCCGGCCCGACGCGCAGGGCAAACCCGGGCAGCGATGCCACGAGCGCGCAGGCCTTCGGGTGGCACTCAGCGGTCATCGCCTGTGCCGCGAAGAGGAACGTCCACCGACGCTTCCAGCAGCTGCGAATCGACGCAGAACTTGGCTGCCCAATTGAGATACTCGAATCGCCCGTACTCCCCGTCTACGGGAAAGGAGCCGCGCACGCCGCCCACCACGTCCGGGTTGCCACTCAGGTAAACCGTCCGCCGCACGTAGCGGTTGGCGCGCCGCGCGGCATCGAGGTAAGCGGCCTTGCCGGTAATGCCGAACAGAAGAAGCCAGCAGGCGGCAATCTGGACATTGCCCGTCAGGCACACCCAATCGACCGTCGGCCGCCAGTTGCGGTCCAGCTTTCCGGGCAGGCGCCCGTCGTCCTCGATGACCTCGAGCAGCGCGTCGGCCGTCAGCGCGGCGGCTGCCAGCAGGTCCGCTTCGCCGGCGAATCGATAGGCCTCGATGACGCCACGCAAGACGTAGCCGATCGTGTGGGTATGTGGTTCCGCCGGCGATGACAGGCTGTTGCTTGCGAACCAGCCATTTTCCATCTGCTTGCCGATCGCCCAGCGCACCTGCTTCAGTCCGGCCTCGGCAAAGCCGAGACCGGGCTCGATCCGTGCCGCCTCGAACAAGCCCCAGGAAACGTGTGTTTCGTAGGCCTTTTCTCCCGGGCTGGCGAAGGGCGTCGCGTGTTTCCGCCAGCATCCATCGGGATCCAGCGAATCACGCAGCCAAGTGCCGGCCAGCACCATCGGCCGCCGATAGGCCTCGCCAAAACGCTGCACTCCGGCAGCCAGACCAAGCAGAATCTGGCCCGTGTTGAACGTCACCGGAACCCGTTCGGAAGCGTCTACCTTGCCGCCCTGGAAGCCTCCCTCGGGAAACTGGATCGACACCAGCCAGTCAAGCATCCGCTGCGCCCGGTCGGCCAGGGACTGATCGTTGGTCCGTGCAGCAAAGTCGATCAAGGTCGGCAGGATGTAACCGGACGTCTCCGGGTAGGAACTGGCCCACCCTCGGAGCAGGCTGAAATCGCGCGCCGAGCCGCCATCCTGGTAGGCGGACTTGTCCTGCGAGCGCTTCAGCCACTCGATGCCCGCCTCGGCGACCGCCAGGGGGCCCGCGTCATGCTCCGGTAGCCCGGCACGATCACGCTGCAGCTGCTGTCGGGCCGCCTCGGGCAGACGGCGTTCGTCGATGTAGCGCGCTTTGAAATCAGAGGCGATCTTCTTCAGTGACATATCGGTTTGCAGCTCTCAAGAATGATGAGGTTGAAGGAGCAGGCGACGCGACATCAGCCGGTGCCTGGCGGCTCGACGGCGATCGGCCACCGCCTGGCCGCCGCACGGCCGGGTGCGGTAGCCTGTGCGAGGACCCGGCAAGTCCATTGCCGCGTTGCCCGCCTGCTGCGATCCTGCCGGCACATCATGGGGCTCATCGGGCGCCGCACTCAGCCGGCAAGCTGCATGCTCGCCCGCCGTGAGTCGTCGAGCAGGTTCCTGAGCAGTCTGAGCCCGAAGCGCAGGCGCGTACCGTCCCAGGGGGTGAATCGAGGCAGTTGCATGAGATCGCTGCCGGCATCGGCGACACCCCATGCGGTCGTCACGGCCGCATCGAAATCAAGGGAACGAATGCACTCCGCATCTTCGGTGCGGTAGTCCAACGACGGTCGGCCATTGGGGTAGGCGAACAGGCCGACCCGCTCCTGCAGGAGATCCTGCAGGAAGTCCCTGCTGGCGACCACTTCACGCTGCGCCTCGTCCAGGCCCAGGCGTGCGAGAATTGGATGCGTCGCGGTGTGGGCACCGATGAGCATCCCGGCGCGGCGCATCGCGCGCACCTGTTCCGAGGTCATCATCAGATCCGTGGGTAGACGGCAGCCAGCGACTTGCGCCACGTGGTCGGCCGCTTGGCTGCGTTCGCCAGGAGGCTTGTACTTGAGGCCGTCGAGCACCACAGATATCGTCCGACGCATGGCCGCTGGCGAACTGAGGTCATGGGTGCCCAGCCCGATCCCGGACAGGTCAAGCGTCGCCTGACCGCAGTGTCTGACGGACTCGATGACCGTATCGTTCCACATGCGGCCACCGTCGAGGTAGCCGGTAGCGACGAAAAACGTGGCGGGAACACCCAATTGCTGCAGTATCGGCAGCGCGACATGATAGTTGTCGGCATACCCATCATCGAAGCTCACCGCTGCCGCCCGTGCGGGCAGGGAGTGCTCGCGCAGCCGCTGGACGGCTTCGTCCAGTGGCAGAACGTGAAACCAGCTGCGCAGCCATCGCATCCTCTGCGCGAAGGCGATGGCATCCGGATTCCAGTCGAAAACCTCATCCCGCCGGGCAACGACGCGATGGAAGATGAGGATGGAGAGGCGTCCGTTCTTTCCTGCTGGCGACAGCAGATTGGCCAGAGTCCTGATCATGACGACGTCACCTGTTGCGTCACAGCCGATGGAAGTGGTCGCTGCTGGGCGCTCTCGGCAGCAGTCACGGTCCCGCCCGCCTTCTCTTTCCAGCCGCCTGCATCCAGCCAGCGCTGAGTGACGACGAGGATGACGAGGATGTTGTACGGGAGATCGAAGTAGGCGAGTTGCAGGAACGCGCCACCGACAAAGTAGCCGACGAGCGATACCTGACACATTCCCACCAGATGAAAAACCCAGGCCAGCTCTGGTTTGCCCTTGCTGGCCTTGCGCAACCGTGCGGCCTGGCGCATCGCCAGCCACCAGAGCAGCAGGAAGAGGAACAAGCCGATGTAGCCGTGCTCACCCAGAACCGAGAAGTAGATGCTGTGCGCGACGTGCACGCTGCGCGCGCCGGGGGCCCCCCAGATCGCCAGATTCTGGACATTGTAGATCGAGAAACCACCGCCAGTCAGCCGGTCAGCCGCCAGGTTGGCGCAGAACTGCCAGGTCTGGATGCGGCCCATTGCCGAGCCATCGCTTTCGTAGGTGCCAATCGTGCTCATGCGCTCCTCCCAGGCTGACGGC from the Accumulibacter sp. genome contains:
- a CDS encoding lipopolysaccharide biosynthesis protein translates to MVNAENVPSTGRQLVRGSAWMVGARWATRLIGLVSTVILARLLAPADFGIVAIALIAVGLLETVGYAGVDLALMRPGANSREHFDTAWTIQIIQGMLIAGLLVVVAPWVGQVFSEPRAVSVVQLIALRPLISGFENIGVVAFRKDLDFANDFRFTVYTKLANFAIVVGAAFYLENYWALAIGMTSGSAIALILSYRMHPYRPRLSLSCVREMWGFSQWLIISRVGTYLNRKTDEFVVGRLLGTSVMGGYHVANELATMPSSELVMPLRRALFPTLSKVAGARDEFENLFCLSLGAMAALCFSVGFGLMAVAPEFVPLVLGDKWLEAIDAMRWLALYGAFSSLTLTLEMPLWVMGRTRLSAAQTWLELALLAPIAFLAAQVKGMEGVAMARVAVSIAVLPLMLRFVSSSCMIGVGRLYGSLWRPCLAGLAMYGSLAFLAPLIDAPLVVLLVLKVVVGLVLFPGVLVVLWLASGRQAGIEQQAWRTVASLAARRHRG
- a CDS encoding phosphotransferase, which translates into the protein MLSLVGKALVSSGFVAPQARLVFNVMVSRGEAIALDVWDPGKDAWYHVQACFHYDLGERFASYRLAHDRFRERTPKPLAHLRLDGWSLLVATACEHRIVRARDLDSGRRSAHLVGQLIAFFASARASSLDAADACSHDLFMAEAGAFLADSPDAGSALRRYLGQLDRTLWADIPHIPQHGDFVLNNLGAARGDLLVFDWEDYGATALAGFDIFMISLSVAGMSATSARLIRDTEDPAACPWFFAQRACAASALPYASFRRAVPLYLIVFRYLKRNYGREIGQRIDAILEQVLP
- a CDS encoding class I SAM-dependent methyltransferase, yielding MLELYLQDHGRVVDGEWPARQVVSCRLVGGDRGSPVTTPMIGRLHGCEASYDEPLPFTAASFDLVILHHTLDDLAAALPQRPPRQVAEEWLARIASILRPGGVVAGCGRNGSSPRGWHWRRRAVPSGSSEVAALSVLSCQGALLSAGFRGIQVCNLWPDPQAPSTLAAVEVEASRRAFRYALESSRDSLSRSGYLLRKAVVELGLNRFLEPHLFYWGCRSC
- a CDS encoding class I SAM-dependent DNA methyltransferase; translation: MSDSESTQIGDYRTSHIERGENYDRNLAKDPFDAYMCDMERVHLQRILPQLFPDGIARYLDFACGTARITQTVAPFARETIGVDLSPSMLAAARQRCPSVRFVEADLTRAAIDLGTFDLATAFRFFGNAQPTLRQQVLQVLADLVRPGGYLVLNNHRNPGSLAALFHRLTGGQPEMDLTHHALQRLLAKHGFQVVNSLPIGAWLYRSRMLGQVRTVDDGSLRREAMFGHRFLAPVAPDTILVARRRA
- a CDS encoding glycosyltransferase, which gives rise to MSDVINSSEPGPVTQSRAIWPVMVLAHNEERHIDSCLESIFAADPDGPFEVFVMANGCTDRTEEIVRAYGRKNPRVHLVSITLGDKCNAWNVFIHETVPQHCAGQEIYFFMDGDARAVPGSFSAMERAMRAEPQAQAVGVPPASGRSMRHDREELLRERGLVANLYALRGSFVIRCQQLGVRIPLRLEGDDGLVGALVKWDLNPSQPMNDLLIAPCADAGFIFESFTISRFADVRAYWRRMVRYGRRGYEFKLLGPRLQAGGIAAMPQDIREIYGDSDRLSLTWNGIYTVTNWFALREMRAIGRS
- a CDS encoding DegT/DnrJ/EryC1/StrS family aminotransferase, with product MSYQRLPYADWGWAELRAVLAAMLCGRIRRGPGARQLAGALAGLLTVPHVLPVNSGRTALRLGLEALMQLRPGSNEVIIPAFICPAVVEVVNLLGLVPVFANVGADLNLDPGGCEQRIGSRTLAIIVAHMYGCPAKIEAFATIAKAARVFLVDDAAQVVGESVGGRMLGTFGDFGVLSFAQSKCVVTGESGGGGVLICHENEVLPIVRARVAGLAPAEGRLRALVAFFWNYLLESHTAALSYRWQRLRQQVLGARVRGLVPAGIANLDACLALVQLNSLSRRREQRLRILGQYADVLAAPGDPWLMPQFAPGRYLARVMVSLPPGVELDECQRQLRRESVCTRRGYATHSPASCSAGGSPDPGAGLIELPAYADMTAKDVAEVCQRLRRVAAAYRQCVSNRQDGDDHERCYQ
- a CDS encoding FAD-dependent oxidoreductase translates to MTKATATAVIVGGGLNALGIVRSLAEQRVPMILVCSGSGPAWHSRYPRHHVVGETEGEALIAALKSIAASLPERPVLFLTEEKSVTSVSERRQELVSDYLITLPEQQTLANLMHKEGFQKLAIDCGSPVPAAVRLQTERDLEHLCELRFPCVLKPAFKHYGYGDRFKKAYVVASAAEASLRYREIAPVLADLVVQEWIEGADSDIYFCLQYVTADQRPAASFVGRKLRSWPPRIGGTASCIAAPECHDELSDMTSLFFRQVGFVGMGSMEYKRDCRDGRFYMVEPTVGRTDFQEEVATVNGVNIPFAAYCAETGASLPPGRYLQPPKIWRDPIVDRWSAEEQGSAGALPAADAVDAYWRANDPMPWCVLTWERVRARCQTLLTGRR
- a CDS encoding lipopolysaccharide biosynthesis protein, producing MSLRSQVLAALRWTVIGRFASQIASWAITILVMRFLLPADYGLMAMATIFSSLLALVAELGLSSSLIQTRDISDRQMRQVFGVTLLANLGVFALLALVIAPLAAIFFSEPRLQTIIQVVALQFIPAIFAVIPGALLHREMAYRGRSLVDFGSSLAGSLLTLGLAYASHGVWALAWGGVLMATLRAAGYNLLRPYKGLPLFDFSGSGRIIRFGRDIAANQVVYHFYSQADSLIVGKLLGRHDLGLYSVSMDLASLPTSRLASILNQVAFPAMSKVKREGGSVNPYVLKSMRAISLISFPVMWGMSSVAPEIVGGLLGSNWDGASLPLMLLCLIMPLRVLGPIVHAALQSVGRADVSFRNTCATAVVMCLAFIVGCQFGLIGLALSWVLAFPCVFLANLVRAAPHLDLHLGEVIGALGRSALASGVMYGCVALAREHVALPPLPMLLLLALLGAVAYLAASSLFNRRGIDEALALLRPERQPSIADREARS
- a CDS encoding polysaccharide deacetylase family protein, with protein sequence MIRTLANLLSPAGKNGRLSILIFHRVVARRDEVFDWNPDAIAFAQRMRWLRSWFHVLPLDEAVQRLREHSLPARAAAVSFDDGYADNYHVALPILQQLGVPATFFVATGYLDGGRMWNDTVIESVRHCGQATLDLSGIGLGTHDLSSPAAMRRTISVVLDGLKYKPPGERSQAADHVAQVAGCRLPTDLMMTSEQVRAMRRAGMLIGAHTATHPILARLGLDEAQREVVASRDFLQDLLQERVGLFAYPNGRPSLDYRTEDAECIRSLDFDAAVTTAWGVADAGSDLMQLPRFTPWDGTRLRFGLRLLRNLLDDSRRASMQLAG